A stretch of Geomonas oryzisoli DNA encodes these proteins:
- a CDS encoding lipocalin-like domain-containing protein — protein MRRFLPAAAGAVLVSLLLWYLWSAARPPGTAPRETLSVNQTLGGSAAPGYLRADKPRRFSFPADHGPHPGFRNEWWYFTGNLQAADGRRFGYQLTFFKTALTPAAVARASAWGTNEVYMAHFAITDVAGKRFRFAERFSRAALGLAGAGGDPLAVRLEDWTMLQNSARPWGVTLSAAEPDAALHLNLVSLKPEVLNGAGGLSRKSAAAGNASYYYSIPRMATSGTVRVGKERFAVSGLSWLDREWSTSALERDQVGWDWFALQLDDGRDLMFYRLRRGDGSSDPFSGGTLVTADGRSRALKREDVQLEVVEWWESPADGARYPSLWRLRVPSERIALEIVPRLAGQELLTGFRYWEGAVAARGLEGSPGGSGYLEMTGYAGAPADKTGTVAR, from the coding sequence ATGCGCCGCTTTCTTCCCGCCGCCGCGGGCGCGGTCCTTGTTTCGCTGCTGCTCTGGTACCTGTGGTCCGCCGCGCGACCTCCCGGGACCGCGCCGCGCGAAACCTTGAGCGTCAACCAGACCCTGGGCGGCTCCGCCGCGCCGGGGTATCTCCGTGCCGACAAGCCGCGCCGCTTTTCCTTTCCTGCGGATCACGGTCCCCACCCCGGCTTTCGCAACGAGTGGTGGTATTTCACCGGCAATCTGCAGGCGGCGGACGGCCGCCGCTTCGGCTACCAGCTCACCTTCTTCAAGACTGCACTCACCCCGGCAGCCGTAGCCCGGGCCTCGGCCTGGGGAACCAATGAGGTCTACATGGCGCATTTCGCCATCACCGACGTGGCGGGGAAGCGGTTTCGCTTTGCCGAGCGTTTCAGCCGCGCGGCGCTCGGTCTCGCCGGTGCCGGGGGGGACCCGCTCGCCGTGCGCCTGGAGGACTGGACCATGCTGCAGAATTCGGCTCGGCCCTGGGGCGTCACGTTGAGTGCAGCCGAGCCCGACGCGGCCCTCCATCTCAACCTGGTGAGCCTGAAGCCGGAGGTCCTGAACGGGGCAGGGGGGCTGAGCCGCAAGAGCGCCGCCGCCGGGAACGCCTCGTACTACTACTCGATCCCCCGCATGGCGACCTCGGGGACCGTGCGTGTCGGGAAGGAGCGGTTTGCGGTGAGCGGGCTCTCCTGGCTCGACCGGGAATGGAGCACCAGCGCCCTGGAACGGGACCAGGTCGGCTGGGACTGGTTTGCCCTGCAGCTGGACGACGGCCGTGACTTGATGTTTTACCGGTTGCGCAGGGGCGATGGCAGCAGCGATCCCTTTTCCGGCGGGACGCTGGTCACCGCCGACGGGCGCAGCAGGGCGCTCAAGCGTGAGGACGTGCAGTTGGAGGTGGTGGAGTGGTGGGAGAGCCCGGCCGACGGGGCGCGCTACCCCTCGCTCTGGCGGTTGCGGGTCCCGTCGGAGAGGATCGCCCTGGAGATCGTGCCGAGGCTGGCCGGCCAGGAGCTGTTGACCGGTTTCCGCTATTGGGAGGGTGCGGTTGCGGCGCGTGGCCTTGAGGGGAGCCCGGGCGGTTCCGGCTACCTGGAGATGACGGGATATGCAGGCGCCCCGGCAGACAAAACCGGCACGGTTGCCAGATAG